In Bdellovibrio sp. GT3, one genomic interval encodes:
- the fabG gene encoding 3-oxoacyl-ACP reductase FabG, with protein MINFKFANKNTVVTGGAAGIGLEIVQSFLAAGGNVSVWDYSEKALAQASGELSKYGAQVQYVQVDITDRESVAKATSGLPWAVDILVNNAGITRDKSFAKMGADDWDAVINTNLTGLFNVTKSLLEKFNPNSNHKRIINISSVVGLYGNFGQTNYAAAKSGVIGMTKTWGKELGRKGFTSNAIAPGFINTAMTKAMPKEAIDAMAAKIPVMRLGETSDIANAVLFLASEQAAYINATVLSVDGGITL; from the coding sequence ATGATAAATTTTAAATTCGCGAATAAAAATACTGTCGTTACAGGTGGCGCGGCTGGCATTGGGCTTGAGATTGTTCAAAGCTTTCTGGCTGCGGGTGGAAATGTTTCTGTCTGGGATTACTCGGAAAAGGCTCTGGCTCAGGCTTCCGGGGAATTGTCCAAGTACGGGGCGCAAGTTCAATACGTGCAGGTGGATATTACGGACCGCGAATCCGTTGCCAAAGCGACTTCGGGGCTGCCGTGGGCTGTGGATATTCTTGTGAATAACGCCGGAATCACGCGCGACAAGTCTTTTGCAAAAATGGGCGCGGACGATTGGGATGCTGTCATCAACACGAATCTGACGGGATTATTTAACGTTACGAAGTCCTTGTTGGAAAAATTCAATCCAAACTCCAATCACAAACGCATTATCAACATTTCTTCCGTTGTTGGTTTGTACGGAAACTTTGGTCAGACGAATTATGCCGCAGCAAAATCAGGCGTGATCGGAATGACCAAAACTTGGGGCAAAGAATTGGGGCGCAAAGGATTTACATCTAATGCGATCGCCCCGGGCTTTATCAACACCGCAATGACGAAAGCGATGCCGAAAGAGGCGATCGACGCTATGGCGGCTAAGATTCCGGTGATGCGCCTTGGCGAGACTTCGGATATTGCGAATGCCGTTCTGTTTTTGGCTTCTGAGCAAGCGGCCTACATCAATGCGACAGTGTTAAGCGTTGATGGCGGTATCACTTTATAA
- a CDS encoding matrixin family metalloprotease: MYKIFVFVLLCFVVSGCSQGVTLGPGTDTTLASAAQDECGFVQNVYGQRVSWKSRLPVRMFISREALPNEAVIRAAAQIWEDAAGLKLFDIVNEDDLSYEGGKDSRNGIYWNPNWTKSPNYQAITTLYWSGNQIIESDMTINSKYYHFYIENPELTSDLHLSSLLIHEFGHVLGLKHRSTLSTVMWPVLNAGTKRDVLTDADRKALKCEY, translated from the coding sequence ATGTACAAAATTTTCGTATTCGTTTTGCTGTGCTTTGTAGTGAGTGGATGTAGCCAAGGTGTCACATTGGGCCCTGGAACAGACACAACACTTGCAAGTGCCGCGCAGGATGAATGTGGATTTGTTCAAAACGTATATGGACAACGCGTCTCATGGAAATCACGCCTGCCAGTTCGCATGTTTATCAGTCGCGAAGCGCTTCCCAACGAAGCGGTCATCCGCGCTGCCGCACAAATTTGGGAAGATGCAGCTGGCTTAAAACTGTTTGATATAGTTAATGAAGACGATCTTTCCTACGAAGGCGGCAAAGACAGCCGCAACGGAATTTATTGGAATCCGAATTGGACCAAATCGCCAAACTACCAAGCCATCACAACTCTTTACTGGTCAGGAAATCAAATCATTGAGTCCGACATGACCATTAACTCAAAGTACTACCATTTCTATATAGAAAATCCGGAACTCACATCGGATCTTCACCTGAGCAGCTTGTTGATTCATGAATTTGGACACGTCCTGGGTCTCAAACATCGCTCCACACTGTCAACCGTCATGTGGCCCGTCTTGAATGCCGGTACAAAACGTGATGTCTTAACAGATGCGGATCGTAAAGCATTGAAATGCGAGTACTAA
- a CDS encoding SCO family protein — MSKRLFVLKAKTMGKVLTGAIVVLFSATPTWASYDLKQKEAGMPANEKARELQGVGIEEKLGKKLDFGMKFKDETGKEVSFGDYFDGKHPVIVSPVYFVCPGLCNFHLNGLTDALKVMEKQWTVGDKFKVLAVSFDSKETPQHAANKKDLYMKMYNRPGSEGGWHFLTGTEEQVRALTDAIGFKFRWDENQKEWAHASAAVVVSPDGTISRYLPGIMFNQQDIKLALNEATEGKIGNFVDSLVLYCFKYDPHKSKYSLAAVSVMKLGGGVMVLVMVLWLLPIYIRSRRAKKNAAGR; from the coding sequence ATGTCCAAAAGGCTGTTCGTTTTGAAAGCAAAAACAATGGGAAAGGTTCTGACTGGAGCCATCGTTGTTTTGTTCTCAGCAACACCGACCTGGGCATCCTACGACCTGAAACAAAAAGAAGCGGGCATGCCTGCCAACGAAAAGGCACGTGAGCTTCAGGGTGTAGGGATCGAGGAGAAATTGGGCAAGAAGCTCGATTTCGGAATGAAGTTTAAGGACGAAACCGGCAAAGAAGTTTCCTTTGGAGATTACTTTGACGGAAAACATCCGGTGATTGTTTCGCCCGTGTATTTTGTCTGTCCCGGTTTGTGCAACTTTCACCTTAATGGTCTGACAGATGCACTGAAGGTGATGGAAAAGCAGTGGACGGTGGGTGATAAATTTAAAGTCTTGGCTGTCAGCTTTGACTCTAAAGAAACACCTCAACATGCGGCGAATAAAAAGGACTTGTACATGAAAATGTACAACCGTCCGGGGTCAGAGGGTGGTTGGCACTTTTTGACAGGCACTGAAGAGCAAGTAAGAGCTTTGACAGATGCTATTGGATTTAAGTTCAGATGGGATGAAAATCAGAAGGAGTGGGCACACGCTTCAGCAGCGGTTGTTGTTTCTCCGGACGGAACGATTTCCCGTTATCTTCCTGGGATTATGTTTAATCAGCAGGATATTAAGTTGGCTCTAAACGAAGCGACCGAAGGTAAAATCGGAAACTTTGTGGATAGCCTGGTTTTGTATTGTTTTAAGTATGACCCACATAAGAGTAAGTACTCGTTGGCTGCGGTTTCGGTGATGAAGCTGGGCGGGGGAGTGATGGTTCTTGTGATGGTTTTATGGTTATTGCCGATTTATATTCGTTCTCGTAGAGCGAAAAAGAATGCGGCGGGGAGATAA
- a CDS encoding c-type cytochrome: MSENKDHYNRGGLFAFLFSMAFVFAFFFYLVVINKGVDLAENVIDPNAPAAATGPVFDITKVTEPWVETPEMITYGQKVFKTNCAMCHGDTGKGDGAAGAALNPKPRNLVEGKWTQGDGIINHFKVVTNGIPGTSMAAFGHFKAADRWAVSHYINSITENKSKDDPAKVAEFAKTAK; this comes from the coding sequence ATGTCTGAGAATAAAGATCATTATAACCGCGGTGGCTTGTTTGCCTTCTTGTTTTCAATGGCGTTTGTATTCGCCTTTTTCTTCTACCTAGTTGTTATCAACAAAGGTGTTGATTTGGCTGAAAACGTTATCGATCCAAATGCTCCGGCAGCAGCAACGGGTCCAGTGTTTGATATCACTAAAGTGACTGAGCCGTGGGTAGAAACTCCAGAGATGATCACTTACGGACAAAAAGTATTCAAAACAAACTGTGCTATGTGCCACGGTGATACTGGTAAGGGTGATGGCGCCGCTGGTGCAGCTTTGAATCCAAAACCACGTAACTTGGTTGAAGGTAAATGGACTCAAGGTGATGGTATCATCAATCACTTTAAAGTCGTTACTAACGGTATCCCGGGAACATCCATGGCAGCTTTCGGTCACTTTAAGGCCGCTGACCGTTGGGCTGTTTCTCACTACATTAATTCTATCACTGAAAATAAATCGAAAGACGATCCTGCTAAAGTTGCTGAGTTTGCAAAAACCGCAAAATAA